A region from the Rosa rugosa chromosome 6, drRosRugo1.1, whole genome shotgun sequence genome encodes:
- the LOC133714573 gene encoding probable calcium-binding protein CML23, translating to MSSSFSSSRSGSGMVVPMEEVQKVFNKFDENGDGLISSDELKNVLCELGCEVKSEGVQAVMSEFDKDGDGHIDLEEFTKLMNGSASSKDIRNDIRDAFDVFDLDKNGLISASELHEVLNRLGLGQKCSVGKCATMITKFDADGDGFVNFQEFKNMMNRS from the coding sequence ATGTCATCGAGTTTCAGCAGTTCAAGAAGTGGCAGCGGCATGGTGGTACCCATGGAAGAGGTACAGAAGGTCTTCAACAAGTTCGACGAGAATGGTGACGGACTCATCTCTTCCGATGAGCTCAAGAACGTTTTGTGTGAGCTGGGGTGTGAGGTGAAGTCGGAGGGAGTGCAGGCTGTGATGTCCGAGTTCGACAAGGACGGCGACGGCCACATCGACCTGGAGGAGTTCACAAAACTCATGAATGGATCTGCGTCAAGCAAGGATATCCGTAATGATATCCGTGACGCCTTCGATGTCTTCGATCTTGACAAGAACGGCCTGATCTCGGCTAGTGAACTTCATGAGGTGCTCAACCGCTTAGGCTTAGGGCAGAAGTGCTCCGTCGGGAAATGTGCCACCATGATCACCAAATTTGACGCCGATGGAGATGGCTTCGTTAACTTTCAAGAGTTCAAGAATATGATGAACCGCTCTTAA